CCCTTATCAGGGTTACGTCAAGGACGGTTGTGTTTATGGACGCGGCACCGAGGACAATCAACAGGACCTGGTCGCCTCTATCTTTGCAGCCAGGGCTTTCCTTGATGAAAATATACTGCCGAAATCGTCAATTGGTTTGGCGTTTGTTGCCGATGAAGAAACCTCAAGCCGCTGGGGATTGGATTACGTTCTCCAGCATCCCGACAACCCTTTTAAGAAAAAAGATTTGATTGTTGTACCCGATTCAGGTGAACCAGACGGGTGCGCCATCGAAATTGCCGAATAGAGTATTCTCTGGTTGCGTTTCACGACGAAAGGGGGGCAGTGTCATGGCAGCCGACCGGCCATGGGCAAAAACGCCTTCCTTGCCTCGTCACACCTGATCGTCCAGCTGCAGTCGCTCTACAAAAAATTTCCTGTTCGGAATCGTTTATTCAATCCTCCCGAGAGTACCTTTCAGCCGACAAGAAAAGAAGCCAATCACTCGAGTATTAACACGATTCCAGGTGAGGATGT
Above is a genomic segment from Deltaproteobacteria bacterium containing:
- a CDS encoding M20/M25/M40 family metallo-hydrolase — translated: PYQGYVKDGCVYGRGTEDNQQDLVASIFAARAFLDENILPKSSIGLAFVADEETSSRWGLDYVLQHPDNPFKKKDLIVVPDSGEPDGCAIEIAE